The Sporosarcina ureae genome includes a region encoding these proteins:
- the citZ gene encoding citrate synthase: MTATKGLEGIVAAQTQISSIIDDTLTYVGYGIDDLAENASFEEVVYLLWHKRLPNEKELAELKQQLEDNAEIPQGVLDHFKTYPIDKVHPMAALRTAISLLGLYDEKAEDMSPEENYNKAVKLQAKVATVVTAFARIRKGQEPVAPKKGLSYAANFLYMLSGEEPADIAEEAFNKALVLHADHELNASTFTARVCVATLSDMYSGVTAAIGALKGPLHGGANEAVMNMLMEIGDEDQVEPYIREKLANKEKVMGFGHRVYRQGDPRAKHLREMSKRLTTLRGEEKWYNMSEKIEEIVTGEKKLPPNVDFYSASVYHSLDIDHDIFTPIFAVSRFSGWIAHILEQYENNRLIRPRAEYVGPGMQKYVPINER; encoded by the coding sequence ATGACAGCAACAAAAGGTTTGGAAGGTATCGTGGCAGCACAAACTCAAATTAGTTCCATTATCGATGACACTCTTACATATGTAGGGTATGGCATCGATGATTTAGCAGAAAATGCTAGTTTCGAAGAAGTAGTGTATCTACTTTGGCACAAACGTTTGCCAAACGAAAAGGAACTAGCTGAATTGAAACAGCAATTAGAAGATAATGCAGAAATTCCACAAGGGGTTCTAGATCACTTCAAAACGTACCCAATCGACAAAGTGCACCCAATGGCAGCACTTCGTACAGCTATCTCGCTTCTAGGATTATACGATGAAAAAGCGGAAGATATGTCACCAGAAGAAAACTACAATAAAGCAGTTAAGCTTCAAGCTAAAGTGGCTACTGTAGTGACTGCATTCGCACGGATCAGAAAAGGACAAGAGCCAGTAGCACCTAAAAAAGGTTTAAGCTATGCGGCAAACTTCCTTTACATGCTTTCTGGGGAAGAGCCTGCTGATATCGCTGAAGAAGCATTCAATAAAGCACTTGTACTACATGCAGACCATGAATTGAACGCATCTACGTTCACAGCGCGCGTATGTGTGGCGACTCTATCTGATATGTATTCTGGTGTCACTGCTGCAATTGGTGCTCTTAAAGGCCCATTACACGGCGGTGCAAACGAAGCAGTTATGAATATGCTTATGGAAATCGGTGATGAAGATCAAGTCGAGCCATATATTCGTGAAAAACTAGCTAACAAAGAAAAAGTCATGGGCTTCGGTCACCGCGTATACCGTCAAGGTGATCCACGTGCGAAGCACTTACGTGAAATGTCTAAGCGATTGACTACTCTTCGCGGTGAAGAAAAGTGGTACAATATGTCCGAAAAAATCGAAGAAATTGTCACTGGAGAAAAGAAATTGCCTCCAAATGTTGATTTCTACTCCGCTTCGGTATATCATTCATTAGACATCGATCATGATATTTTCACACCTATTTTTGCAGTTTCTCGTTTTTCAGGATGGATTGCACATATTCTGGAGCAATACGAAAACAACCGCTTGATCCGCCCACGTGCAGAGTACGTAGGACCAGGCATGCAAAAGTATGTTCCAATCAATGAACGATAA